Proteins encoded within one genomic window of Eleutherodactylus coqui strain aEleCoq1 chromosome 1, aEleCoq1.hap1, whole genome shotgun sequence:
- the KRTCAP3 gene encoding keratinocyte-associated protein 3 isoform X1: MAAGSTQDPVCGFNLAKGPRQLMRAGIALIFVGHVNFILGAIVHGTVLRHVANPEKRVSPEYCTANIISVVSGLLSITTGICAILASRNLGCPKIHWSLLALSLVNALLSAACFVGLVLSVSLTIANGGKNLISGCNATVLPSDTRSVILSNECPFDTTRIYDTTLALWFPCMFLSAVEAALSIRCCVVAFILRGIGPCGESYLRERLQEEEAEKERLEDAARPETHQLIEARA, encoded by the exons ATGGCGGCAGGGAGCACGCAGGACCCGGTGTGCGGCTTCA ACCTGGCGAAGGGCCCTCGGCAGCTGATGCGCGCTGGGATCGCTCTGATCTTTGTGGGCCATGTGAACTTCATCTTGGGCGCCATCGTTCACGGGACGGTCCTGCGGCACGTGGCCAATCCTGAGAAGAGGGTGAGCCCTGAGTACTGCACCGCCAACATCATCTCTGTGGTGTCCGGGCTGCTG AGCATCACAACAGGAATCTGCGCGATCCTTGCCTCACGGAACCTGGGCTGTCCCAAAATT CACTGGTCGCTCCTGGCGCTGTCCCTGGTGAACGCTCTGCTCTCAGCCGCATGTTTTGTGGGCCTCGTTCTGTCGGTGTCGTTAACCATCGCTAATGGAGGCAAGAACCTGATCTCTGGATGCAACGCGACGGTCCTGCCGTCTGATACTCGCTCCGTCATCTTGAGTAATGAGTGCCCCTTCGACACGACGCGGATCTAC GACACCACGCTGGCTCTCTGGTTTCCTTGCATGTTCCTGTCCGCTGTGGAGGCGGCGCTCTCCATCCGCTGCTGTGTGGTGGCGTTTATCCTCAGGGGGATCGGTCCGTGCGGAGAGTCTTATCTGAGGGAGCGG CTACAGGAAGAGGAGGCCGAGAAGGAGAGACTGGAAGACGCTGCGAGGCCGGAGACCCACCAGCTGATAGAGGCTCGAGCCTAG
- the KRTCAP3 gene encoding keratinocyte-associated protein 3 isoform X2: MAAGSTQDPVCGFNLAKGPRQLMRAGIALIFVGHVNFILGAIVHGTVLRHVANPEKRVSPEYCTANIISVVSGLLSITTGICAILASRNLGCPKIHWSLLALSLVNALLSAACFVGLVLSVSLTIANGGKNLISGCNATVLPSDTRSVILSNECPFDTTRIYDTTLALWFPCMFLSAVEAALSIRCCVVAFILRGIGPCGESYLREREEEAEKERLEDAARPETHQLIEARA, translated from the exons ATGGCGGCAGGGAGCACGCAGGACCCGGTGTGCGGCTTCA ACCTGGCGAAGGGCCCTCGGCAGCTGATGCGCGCTGGGATCGCTCTGATCTTTGTGGGCCATGTGAACTTCATCTTGGGCGCCATCGTTCACGGGACGGTCCTGCGGCACGTGGCCAATCCTGAGAAGAGGGTGAGCCCTGAGTACTGCACCGCCAACATCATCTCTGTGGTGTCCGGGCTGCTG AGCATCACAACAGGAATCTGCGCGATCCTTGCCTCACGGAACCTGGGCTGTCCCAAAATT CACTGGTCGCTCCTGGCGCTGTCCCTGGTGAACGCTCTGCTCTCAGCCGCATGTTTTGTGGGCCTCGTTCTGTCGGTGTCGTTAACCATCGCTAATGGAGGCAAGAACCTGATCTCTGGATGCAACGCGACGGTCCTGCCGTCTGATACTCGCTCCGTCATCTTGAGTAATGAGTGCCCCTTCGACACGACGCGGATCTAC GACACCACGCTGGCTCTCTGGTTTCCTTGCATGTTCCTGTCCGCTGTGGAGGCGGCGCTCTCCATCCGCTGCTGTGTGGTGGCGTTTATCCTCAGGGGGATCGGTCCGTGCGGAGAGTCTTATCTGAGGGAGCGG GAAGAGGAGGCCGAGAAGGAGAGACTGGAAGACGCTGCGAGGCCGGAGACCCACCAGCTGATAGAGGCTCGAGCCTAG